One window of Cydia pomonella isolate Wapato2018A chromosome 5, ilCydPomo1, whole genome shotgun sequence genomic DNA carries:
- the LOC133517948 gene encoding repressor of RNA polymerase III transcription MAF1 homolog isoform X1 — protein MKLLESGRLEALSSALSILNGDSAVQSRVESYSCKMAGTEKAFYKRFTADGETSRDLQALSPPEGVMYSRSLSGDEDGVLCDTISRKTLFYLIATLNSAFPDYDFSMAKSSEFSAEPSLSWVQAAVDGALSPVGGARWRGLRAALWAAVDEEVALPECRIYSYSPDLASDPFGEPGCLWVFNYFFYNKKLKRIVFFTCRAMSPVCAVDSGVDFAMDEDEEYN, from the exons ATGAAACTCTTGGAGAGTGGTCGTCTGGAGGCCCTGAGCAGCGCCCTATCGATCCTGAACGGTGATAGTGCTGTTCAAAGCCGCGTAGAGAGCTACAGTTGCAAAATGGCTGGAACTGAAAAAGCTTTCTACAAACGATTTACCGCTGATGGAGAGACCTCCCGTGACCTGCAAGCCCTATCTCCACCTGAAGGGGTCATGTATAG TCGGAGCTTGTCTGGGGATGAGGATGGTGTGCTGTGTGACACCATCTCACGCAAGACACTCTTCTATTTAATAGCAACGCTGAATTCTGCCTTTCCAGATTATGATTTTTCAATGGCAAAG AGCAGCGAGTTCAGTGCGGAGCCGTCGCTGAGCTGGGTGCAGGCGGCGGTGGACGGCGCACTGTCGCCGGTGGGCGGCGCGCGCTGGCGCGGGCTGCGCGCGGCGCTGTGGGCCGCCGTGGACGAGGAGGTGGCGCTGCCCGAGTGCCGCATCTACAGCTACAGCCCCGACCTGGCCAGCGACCCCTTCGGCGAGCCCGGCTGCCTCTGGGTCTTCAACTACTTCTTCTACAACAAGAAGCTCAAACGGATTGTCTTTTTTACATGCAGAGCTATGAG CCCAGTTTGCGCGGTCGACTCTGGCGTTGATTTTGCTATGGACGAAGATGAGgagtataattaa